CAGGATCAATTCTACAGTTCTTCCCAGTTTGCGACCTCGGGTTGCCGCGTCTGGGCGGCCGCGGCTTGTCGGTGGGGGCGAACGACGACGGCGGGCCGGCTGATCGTGGAATCGGCCATCGGAAACACGCTGTCCGTGGTGCCGTACTTCCGCCGGATATCGTCGAGCTCACCGAAGTCGAGCGCGCGGTTGGGGCAGGCGGCGACGCACACCGGCGCCGCTCCGGCATCGACGTAGTCCACGCAGAAGTCGCACTTGCCGACGGTGTTCGTCGCCGCATCGTAGCGGATCGCCTCGTACGGGCAATCGGCGACGCACTTGTTGCACTTCACACAGCGGCTCTGGTCGATGAGGACGATGCCGTCCGGGCGCTTCCAGATGGCCTCGGTCGAGCAGGACTTGCCACAGACCGTGTCTCGGCAGTGATGGCACGCGACCGAGAGGTTGTACGCGACGACCGTCGAGGCCCAGATCCCTTCCCGTTTCTGCCAGTCGCCGGCGGTGACTTCGTACACCCGCCGCCAGTGCAAGCCCGCGCGCAGATCGTTCTTGTCCTGGCACGCCATCTGGCAGGTCTTGCATCCCGAGCAGGCATCCGAGTTCACGAAGAACGCGTACTGATTCATCGTCCTGTTCAACACCGAGCCCGCAGAGTCCGTCGAGGTGCCACTCTTCCGCCCGGCCCCGACTGCACCAGACAACACGGCCAGTCGGTCTCCGTTCGTCACGCCTTCGCGATGTCCACCATGGCCGTGTGCTGGGCGTTGCCGAAGGCCAGCGGCGTCCAGCGTTCGGAGGTCAGCACGTTGACCGAGCCGCCCCGATCCACGCCCTTGTCGGTTGGAGCCCACCACGCACCCTGCGGAATCGCGACAACGCCCGGGAGGATGCGGCGCGTGATCCGGCAGCGGATCGTCAACTCTCCGCGATCGTTGAACACGCGCACCTCGTCACCATTGGAGAGCTTGCGCGCGGCCGCATCGACCGGATTCACGAACACACGCTGAGGAAACGCATCCTCCAACCAGTCCACCCCGCTCATTGTCGAGTGCACCCGCGAGAGCGAATGATGGCCGATGATCTGGAGCGGGAACTTGCGCGCGCCCGCGTCGAACGGGCTCTCCCACTCCTGCACGTACTTCGGTACGGCGGGAATCTCGCCCGGCTTGCCGATCGCGTGCAGCGCGCTCGAGAAGATCTCGATCCGGCCGGACGGCGTCGGCAGGGGTGATTTCTCCGGGTCCTTGCGGAAGTCCGCGAACGCGACAGCCGGGGACTTCACGGGCAACTGGTACACGCCGGCATTTCCCGCTTCGAATTCGGCCAGCGCCGGAAGTCCGGGATAGCGAGCCTGGCGG
This DNA window, taken from Vicinamibacterales bacterium, encodes the following:
- a CDS encoding 4Fe-4S dicluster domain-containing protein produces the protein MNQYAFFVNSDACSGCKTCQMACQDKNDLRAGLHWRRVYEVTAGDWQKREGIWASTVVAYNLSVACHHCRDTVCGKSCSTEAIWKRPDGIVLIDQSRCVKCNKCVADCPYEAIRYDAATNTVGKCDFCVDYVDAGAAPVCVAACPNRALDFGELDDIRRKYGTTDSVFPMADSTISRPAVVVRPHRQAAAAQTRQPEVANWEEL